A genomic stretch from Gemmatimonadaceae bacterium includes:
- a CDS encoding amino acid permease — MTAPSSTAPASASSETHELPRQLGLWSAIAVVVGITIGSGIFRTPASVTNRLPGPLPLFGVWVAGGVTALCGALTLAEVAGAFPDTGGIFVFIRNGFGRLPAFLFGWAELAIIRAAAVGAIATTFAEYFLRVLGFDPSTAPYSNYVHYVAAGAIAVIAALNYVGVRWGSLIQNLTAVAKYVGLMFIVIAAIVIGIPKTGGHFTPAAPPGSFGIAPFGLALVSVLWAYDGWADLAFISGEVKDPGRNLPRALIWGTLAVIVIYLLANVAYLGVMSVDEVRHSKLVAADVALRLVGPGGVTFVAITVMLSTLGTLNGSILTNPRVFFAMAADGLLFKQIAGVHKRYQTPYVAIALTAVLGIIFVLLRTFEQLADTFVTAILPFYALGVASIFVFRVRKDPNYKPTFRTPLYPFTPILFVLATFYLLGNALIDDSSRGPTLAVFGIILAGIPVYYLTVGRRGPGVGARVAVESGTAGAHAD; from the coding sequence ATGACTGCTCCTTCGTCGACCGCACCCGCGTCTGCTTCATCCGAAACACACGAGCTTCCACGACAGCTCGGCTTGTGGAGCGCCATCGCCGTCGTGGTCGGCATCACGATCGGCTCGGGCATCTTCCGAACGCCGGCCAGTGTCACCAACCGTCTGCCGGGCCCGCTGCCGTTGTTTGGCGTCTGGGTCGCGGGCGGCGTCACCGCGCTGTGCGGTGCACTCACGCTCGCCGAAGTCGCCGGCGCGTTTCCGGATACGGGCGGCATCTTCGTCTTCATTCGCAACGGCTTCGGGCGCCTGCCGGCGTTTCTGTTCGGATGGGCCGAGCTCGCGATCATTCGCGCGGCCGCGGTCGGCGCGATCGCCACGACGTTCGCCGAGTATTTCCTGCGCGTGCTCGGCTTCGATCCGTCGACGGCGCCGTATTCCAATTACGTGCACTATGTCGCGGCGGGAGCGATCGCCGTCATCGCGGCGCTCAATTACGTCGGCGTTCGCTGGGGGTCGCTCATCCAGAATCTGACCGCGGTCGCGAAATACGTCGGCCTGATGTTCATCGTGATCGCGGCGATCGTGATCGGCATTCCGAAGACGGGCGGACATTTCACGCCGGCCGCGCCGCCGGGAAGTTTCGGCATCGCGCCATTCGGGCTTGCGCTGGTCTCAGTGTTGTGGGCGTACGACGGGTGGGCGGATCTCGCGTTCATCTCCGGCGAAGTGAAAGATCCCGGCCGCAATCTGCCGCGCGCGCTCATCTGGGGAACGCTCGCGGTGATCGTCATCTACCTCCTGGCGAATGTCGCCTATCTCGGCGTGATGTCGGTGGACGAAGTGCGGCACTCGAAGCTCGTCGCGGCCGACGTTGCGCTGCGACTCGTCGGGCCGGGCGGCGTGACCTTCGTCGCGATCACGGTGATGCTCTCGACGCTCGGCACGCTCAACGGTTCGATCCTCACGAACCCGCGCGTGTTTTTCGCGATGGCGGCCGATGGATTGTTGTTCAAGCAGATCGCCGGCGTGCACAAGCGATATCAAACGCCGTACGTGGCGATCGCGCTGACGGCGGTGCTGGGAATCATCTTCGTGCTGCTGCGGACGTTCGAGCAGCTCGCGGATACGTTCGTCACGGCGATTCTACCGTTCTACGCGCTCGGCGTCGCGTCGATCTTCGTCTTTCGGGTGCGAAAGGATCCGAATTACAAGCCGACGTTTCGTACGCCGCTCTATCCGTTCACGCCGATTCTCTTCGTGCTGGCGACGTTCTATCTGCTCGGGAACGCGTTGATCGATGACAGCAGCCGCGGACCGACGTTGGCCGTGTTCGGGATCATTCTCGCCGGGATTCCGGTGTACTACCTGACCGTCGGGCGGCGCGGGCCTGGAGTTGGCGCTCGCGTGGCTGTGGAAAGCGGAACTGCGGGTGCGCACGCGGACTAA
- a CDS encoding alpha/beta fold hydrolase produces the protein MLANPSRAHVGGPPVDLNAQSVAFTSRTGTELRAWFARGQRGMGAVLLLHGVGANRTSMLGRARFLHAMGFSVLAPDFQAHGESPGEHVTFGVRESLDAAASLDFLKTAMPGERVGVIGVSMGGAAALLGPGPLDANAFVLESVYPTIRQAVSNRLGTWLGPLGGVARWFTPAVIHFVSEDIGVTEAELQPIDRIAKIHAPLLLISGTDDPYTPIVEAESLYAHAPSPKTYWPIFGAGHEDFHAFDQIDYERRVGNFLVSQLRAGLAVP, from the coding sequence ATGCTCGCCAACCCGAGCCGCGCGCACGTTGGCGGGCCGCCGGTTGATTTGAACGCGCAAAGCGTCGCGTTTACCAGCCGCACGGGGACGGAGCTTCGCGCCTGGTTCGCGCGCGGCCAGCGTGGTATGGGCGCGGTGCTGTTGCTGCACGGCGTCGGCGCGAATCGCACGAGCATGCTCGGCCGCGCGCGGTTCCTTCACGCGATGGGCTTCAGCGTCCTCGCGCCGGACTTTCAGGCGCATGGCGAGTCGCCGGGAGAACACGTCACCTTCGGCGTTCGCGAGAGTCTCGACGCGGCCGCATCATTAGATTTCTTGAAAACCGCCATGCCCGGCGAGCGCGTCGGAGTCATCGGCGTCTCGATGGGCGGCGCCGCCGCGTTGCTCGGCCCAGGGCCGCTCGACGCGAACGCGTTCGTGCTCGAGTCGGTGTATCCAACAATTCGCCAGGCGGTGAGCAATCGGCTCGGCACGTGGCTCGGGCCACTCGGCGGCGTCGCGCGATGGTTCACACCCGCCGTGATCCACTTCGTGAGCGAAGACATCGGCGTCACCGAAGCCGAGCTGCAGCCGATCGATCGCATCGCGAAGATTCACGCGCCGCTGCTGTTGATCTCCGGCACCGATGATCCGTACACGCCGATCGTCGAGGCGGAGTCGTTGTACGCGCATGCACCGTCGCCCAAGACATATTGGCCGATCTTCGGCGCCGGCCATGAGGATTTTCATGCGTTCGACCAGATCGACTACGAGCGCCGCGTCGGCAATTTTCTCGTGAGTCAGCTGAGAGCTGGCCTCGCCGTGCCGTGA
- a CDS encoding cyclopropane-fatty-acyl-phospholipid synthase family protein, with protein sequence MSGGDPFEHARAIMHALFGPPSARRFDVAYWDGSVERGTGAANFSLRVARPGALRRMLLPPSEVSIVEAYLSGDIEVDGDLESAVTLGDEINARLKSARAISTLARHLFALPRHDSESDVRTARAEHVVSEAGSRHDKQRDRRAIQYHYDVGNDFYALWLDERMVYSCAYFASPSATLEEAQVAKLDLVCRKLRLRAGERLLDVGCGWGALVMHAVRHYGVSAVGITLSDAQASLARQRIADAGLSERCRIELVDYRDVRTLGEFDKIASVGMVEHVGVAKLPVYFGVLHEVLKPGGQLLNHGIVGVNAAHHMGLRERIERRLWRRDEFIDQYVFPDGKLGPLHAVIAAAEGAGFETRDAESLREHYTLTLREWLRRLTAQRERAIALASERTFRTWRLYMTASANGFATGRLNVVQTLLAKPDAEGRAHVPMTRRDLLESSTDRH encoded by the coding sequence GTGAGCGGCGGCGATCCGTTCGAGCACGCGCGGGCGATCATGCACGCGCTGTTCGGTCCGCCGAGCGCGCGCCGTTTCGACGTGGCGTACTGGGACGGAAGCGTCGAACGCGGCACCGGTGCTGCGAATTTCTCGCTGCGCGTTGCGAGACCCGGGGCGCTCCGCCGCATGCTGCTTCCGCCGAGTGAAGTCTCGATCGTCGAGGCGTATCTCTCCGGCGACATCGAAGTCGACGGCGATCTCGAGAGCGCCGTAACCCTCGGCGACGAGATCAACGCGCGACTCAAATCCGCGCGTGCGATATCGACCCTCGCGCGGCACTTGTTCGCCCTGCCGCGACACGACAGCGAATCGGACGTGCGAACGGCGCGTGCCGAGCATGTCGTGTCGGAGGCAGGCTCACGACACGACAAGCAGCGCGATCGCAGGGCGATCCAATACCACTACGACGTCGGCAACGACTTCTACGCGTTATGGCTCGACGAGCGAATGGTGTATTCCTGCGCATACTTCGCGTCGCCGTCAGCGACGCTCGAGGAGGCGCAGGTCGCGAAGCTGGATCTCGTATGCCGCAAGCTGCGGCTGCGGGCGGGAGAGCGACTGCTCGACGTCGGTTGCGGCTGGGGCGCGCTCGTCATGCATGCGGTTCGCCACTACGGCGTGAGCGCCGTCGGCATCACGCTGAGCGACGCGCAGGCCTCGCTCGCGCGACAGCGCATTGCCGATGCGGGACTCTCCGAGCGCTGCCGCATCGAGCTCGTCGACTATCGCGACGTTCGCACGCTCGGCGAATTCGACAAGATCGCGAGCGTTGGGATGGTCGAGCACGTTGGCGTCGCCAAGCTGCCGGTCTACTTCGGCGTGCTTCACGAAGTGCTGAAGCCCGGCGGCCAGCTGCTCAACCACGGCATTGTCGGCGTGAACGCCGCGCATCACATGGGATTGCGCGAACGCATCGAGCGGCGGCTGTGGCGCCGCGACGAGTTCATCGATCAATACGTATTTCCTGATGGCAAGCTCGGGCCGCTGCACGCGGTGATCGCCGCCGCCGAAGGCGCGGGATTCGAGACGCGCGACGCCGAAAGTCTGCGCGAGCACTATACTTTGACGTTGCGCGAGTGGCTGCGCCGGTTGACGGCGCAACGCGAGCGTGCAATCGCGCTGGCGAGCGAGCGGACGTTTCGCACGTGGCGATTGTACATGACCGCATCGGCGAATGGATTCGCCACCGGACGGCTCAACGTCGTGCAAACGCTGCTCGCGAAGCCGGATGCCGAGGGCCGAGCACACGTGCCGATGACGCGGCGGGACCTGCTGGAATCGAGCACCGACCGCCACTGA
- a CDS encoding TonB-dependent receptor, producing the protein MLRAPFAAIIALLFVAPFVGAQVRAPQAPVAGPGEVRGHLVDSVTGQPVTTGSVAVRRVGDSTFVSGALPKEDGSFRVDGLRPGRYTLRVRAIGFAMLTRNDIVVTAERPVVELGTVALNVVAAKLEAAQTVAEREDVVLAPDRTSYSVKNMPAASGGTAIDVLRNIPLVEVDGSNNVSLRGNANVVIQINGRSTPLKGDQLGAFLAQLPAGTVKNVEVATNPSAKDDPEGTAGIINIVLNQETELGLSGGISAGTASTGAVNANGNIGKQQGKLTLFGSGSIYQDHRATSGTISRTNLVIPTPAFTETQLAGHQSPISGGGTLRSEYRFTDRTSLSFDSYLYAGQFGGNSSSAYTDFNPDRDVIGSFLQLQSQVSRSTSIDLDATFRHFADKNQPVFSTELEYSNTRATSDIDLSGTVMQPDASTPASIPTERDHTLGHYPYLNWKTDYTAQFGATTKLETGVKVTRRTTSNDFDAANLNPATGVFTLVPERSTAFDYHEDIGAGYALLSNKFDNVQTQAGVRLEDAATYLDLRLADEQFDRRYNSAYPSAIATYNFTPLRQVRLSYSRRVSRPNPYQLSPIEYRQDTRNVFRGNPALRAEYTDALEAGYQESRSWGSIQLNPYLRSTSHAVRNIQFVDSTGVSVSTYDNVASTLTLGTDLNINAHHGPLQLGGGASVYHYSSDASNLSGNLSAHAVVWSARTNATWKFTPKADAQFFAYYRAPYATEGGSQLASVSMNLAGRYKLWGDQGNISLRVSDPFKMQKYGYRTANGTVVEFSERFFGSRAVYLTITRNFGQAIKLQPKQSDPDAQAQTGPPPGE; encoded by the coding sequence ATGCTTCGAGCACCTTTCGCCGCGATTATTGCGCTCCTCTTCGTCGCTCCGTTCGTTGGCGCGCAAGTCCGTGCGCCTCAGGCGCCAGTTGCGGGCCCGGGTGAAGTCCGCGGCCACCTCGTCGATTCCGTAACCGGCCAGCCCGTCACGACCGGCTCCGTCGCCGTTCGCCGAGTTGGTGATTCCACGTTCGTGAGCGGTGCGCTGCCGAAAGAAGACGGGTCCTTCCGCGTCGACGGCCTGCGTCCCGGCCGCTACACGCTGCGCGTGCGCGCGATCGGATTCGCGATGTTGACGCGCAACGACATCGTGGTGACCGCCGAACGTCCCGTGGTCGAGCTCGGGACGGTTGCGCTCAACGTCGTCGCCGCAAAGCTCGAGGCCGCTCAGACTGTCGCCGAGCGTGAGGACGTGGTGCTCGCGCCCGATCGCACGAGCTACAGCGTGAAGAACATGCCGGCGGCGAGCGGCGGAACGGCCATCGACGTGCTGCGCAACATTCCACTCGTCGAAGTCGACGGATCGAACAACGTCAGTCTGCGCGGCAACGCGAACGTCGTCATTCAAATCAATGGTCGCTCGACGCCGCTCAAAGGCGACCAGCTCGGCGCGTTCCTGGCGCAGCTGCCGGCCGGAACGGTGAAGAACGTCGAGGTGGCGACGAATCCGTCGGCGAAGGACGATCCCGAGGGCACGGCGGGCATCATCAACATCGTGCTCAATCAGGAGACGGAGCTTGGCCTGAGCGGCGGGATTTCGGCCGGCACCGCATCCACCGGCGCGGTGAACGCCAACGGCAACATCGGCAAGCAGCAGGGCAAGCTCACGCTGTTCGGGTCGGGCAGCATCTACCAGGATCACCGCGCGACGTCGGGCACCATCTCCCGCACGAATCTCGTGATTCCGACGCCCGCGTTTACCGAGACACAGTTGGCTGGTCATCAGTCGCCGATCTCGGGCGGCGGTACGCTGCGCAGCGAGTACCGATTTACGGACCGTACCTCGTTGTCGTTCGACAGTTATCTCTACGCCGGACAATTCGGCGGCAATTCGTCGTCGGCGTACACCGATTTCAATCCCGACCGCGACGTCATCGGCTCGTTCCTCCAGCTGCAGTCGCAAGTCTCGCGCAGCACGTCGATCGATCTCGACGCCACGTTCCGCCATTTCGCCGACAAGAATCAGCCGGTGTTCTCGACGGAGCTCGAGTACTCGAACACGCGCGCGACGTCGGACATCGATCTGTCGGGCACGGTGATGCAACCCGACGCGAGCACCCCGGCGTCGATTCCGACGGAGCGCGATCACACGCTCGGCCACTATCCGTATCTCAACTGGAAGACGGATTACACCGCGCAATTCGGCGCGACCACCAAGCTGGAGACGGGCGTGAAGGTCACGCGCCGCACGACGTCGAACGACTTCGACGCGGCGAATCTCAATCCGGCGACCGGCGTCTTTACGCTCGTCCCTGAGCGCAGCACCGCGTTCGATTATCACGAAGACATCGGCGCCGGGTATGCGCTGCTGTCCAACAAGTTCGACAACGTCCAGACACAGGCGGGCGTGCGTCTCGAGGACGCGGCGACGTATCTCGATCTGCGGTTGGCGGACGAGCAGTTCGACCGTCGTTACAACAGCGCGTATCCGAGCGCGATTGCGACATACAACTTCACGCCGCTCCGGCAGGTTCGTCTCAGCTATTCGCGGCGCGTGAGCCGGCCGAATCCGTATCAGCTCAGTCCTATCGAATACCGACAGGACACGCGCAACGTGTTCCGCGGCAACCCGGCGCTCCGTGCCGAGTACACCGACGCGCTCGAGGCGGGCTATCAGGAGTCGCGTTCGTGGGGATCGATTCAACTCAATCCCTATCTCCGCAGCACGTCGCACGCGGTGCGCAACATTCAGTTCGTCGATTCGACGGGCGTTTCCGTGAGCACGTATGACAACGTGGCAAGCACCCTGACGCTCGGCACGGATCTCAACATCAACGCGCATCACGGCCCGCTGCAACTCGGCGGCGGCGCGAGTGTGTATCACTACTCGAGTGACGCCTCGAACCTGTCGGGCAATCTGTCAGCGCACGCCGTGGTGTGGTCGGCGCGCACGAATGCCACATGGAAATTCACGCCGAAAGCGGACGCACAGTTCTTCGCGTACTATCGCGCACCGTATGCGACGGAAGGTGGCTCGCAGCTCGCGAGCGTGTCGATGAATCTGGCGGGTCGGTACAAGCTGTGGGGCGATCAGGGCAACATCTCGCTCCGCGTCTCCGATCCGTTCAAGATGCAGAAGTACGGCTATCGCACGGCGAACGGCACGGTGGTCGAGTTCAGCGAGCGTTTCTTTGGATCGCGCGCGGTGTATCTGACGATCACGCGGAACTTCGGGCAGGCGATCAAGCTGCAGCCGAAGCAGAGCGATCCGGACGCGCAGGCGCAGACGGGGCCGCCGCCGGGAGAGTGA
- a CDS encoding HEPN domain-containing protein — MKTPVADTALEDIVSAIVPAFAPARILLFGSRARGEQHDDSDYDIMVLFDDESPRAEAEIHGLVSRASRPVDVIATTVDRFERRRTDVGTLEFVVAREGQILYERQSSPPPRVVRERPAIPESFGEWVERAESDYLMMNRGVGDARTADATAFHAHQCVEKYLKANLVLRGVAPPRTHVLAKLLELSVASIRADARTSDACALLDRLWPLSRYPKERRPTTEEVAAAVEAATLVRAALTLS, encoded by the coding sequence GTGAAGACGCCCGTCGCCGATACTGCCCTCGAGGATATCGTCTCCGCCATCGTTCCAGCCTTCGCGCCGGCGCGAATCCTCTTGTTCGGAAGCCGAGCGCGCGGCGAGCAGCACGACGACAGCGACTACGATATCATGGTCCTGTTCGACGATGAGAGCCCGCGCGCGGAGGCAGAGATTCATGGTCTCGTATCGCGAGCGAGCCGCCCGGTAGACGTGATCGCGACGACGGTCGACCGCTTCGAGCGCCGTCGCACGGATGTCGGAACGCTCGAATTCGTCGTAGCGCGTGAAGGACAGATTCTGTACGAGCGTCAGTCTTCGCCGCCTCCGCGCGTCGTGCGCGAGCGGCCGGCGATACCGGAGTCGTTCGGTGAGTGGGTCGAGCGCGCCGAGAGCGATTACCTGATGATGAACAGGGGCGTTGGTGACGCGAGGACCGCCGACGCCACCGCGTTTCACGCACACCAGTGTGTCGAGAAGTACCTGAAGGCAAATCTCGTCCTTCGTGGCGTTGCTCCGCCGCGCACGCACGTCTTGGCTAAGCTCCTCGAATTGAGCGTGGCATCGATTCGAGCCGACGCGCGCACCAGCGACGCGTGCGCCTTACTCGATCGACTCTGGCCGTTGTCGCGATACCCCAAGGAACGCCGACCGACGACCGAAGAAGTCGCCGCGGCGGTTGAGGCGGCGACGCTCGTGCGCGCCGCGCTCACCCTTTCGTAG
- a CDS encoding heavy metal-binding domain-containing protein — translation MPEYTPGSTANLPPGAAARLRGMRGDGERPKFFTSDLSVDEFLLVEDAGFQPLGLVLGSSIYHVGFQWQKWSVSQELPVLTHAMYEARELAMTRMEEEADLLGADGIVGVRLIFSKYSIDADVLEFQAIGTAVRHAKKGGSYRTKDNRPFTSDLSGQDLWKLVRGGYRPVSLAMGACVYHIAHLGFMQALKQVGRNQEMTTYTEATYAARELALERMQAEAMARGGVGIVAARVEESNWGWGANAIEFFAVGTAVAPVESSDGASVGEVQRVVSFDG, via the coding sequence ATGCCCGAGTATACGCCGGGGTCCACCGCCAACCTGCCGCCGGGCGCCGCCGCTCGCTTGCGCGGCATGCGCGGCGACGGAGAGCGCCCGAAGTTCTTCACGAGCGACCTGTCGGTCGACGAGTTCCTGCTCGTCGAGGACGCGGGATTCCAGCCCTTGGGCCTCGTCCTCGGCTCTTCGATCTACCACGTCGGCTTTCAGTGGCAGAAGTGGAGCGTCAGCCAGGAGCTCCCGGTGCTGACGCACGCGATGTACGAAGCGCGCGAGCTCGCCATGACGAGAATGGAGGAGGAAGCGGATCTCCTCGGCGCCGACGGCATCGTCGGCGTGCGTCTCATCTTCTCGAAGTATTCGATCGACGCCGACGTCCTCGAGTTCCAGGCGATTGGCACGGCGGTTCGTCATGCCAAGAAGGGCGGAAGCTACCGCACCAAAGACAATCGGCCGTTCACGTCCGACTTGAGCGGGCAGGATTTGTGGAAGCTCGTACGCGGCGGCTATCGCCCGGTGTCGCTGGCGATGGGCGCCTGCGTGTATCACATCGCGCACCTCGGATTCATGCAGGCGCTCAAGCAGGTGGGCCGCAATCAGGAGATGACGACGTACACCGAAGCGACGTACGCCGCGCGCGAGCTCGCGCTCGAGCGCATGCAGGCGGAGGCGATGGCGCGGGGCGGTGTTGGAATCGTCGCGGCGCGCGTCGAGGAATCAAATTGGGGGTGGGGCGCGAACGCGATCGAGTTCTTCGCGGTTGGCACGGCGGTCGCGCCAGTCGAGAGCTCTGACGGCGCCTCGGTCGGCGAGGTTCAGCGTGTCGTTTCGTTCGACGGCTGA
- a CDS encoding low affinity iron permease family protein: MQKQPGFRRFAVATSHAVGSSWAFVAAMLVVLLWAVSGPLFHYSDGWQLTINTGTTIITFLMVFLIQHTQNRDAQVTQLKLDELIRAVRSARNELVDMEDLSDEELRRLQHQFELLRSSAEARLKRQPGQPSNETTR, translated from the coding sequence GTGCAGAAACAACCGGGATTCCGCCGTTTCGCCGTCGCCACGTCGCACGCCGTCGGCTCGTCGTGGGCCTTCGTCGCGGCGATGCTGGTCGTTCTGCTATGGGCCGTCAGCGGGCCACTCTTCCACTATTCCGACGGATGGCAACTGACGATCAACACCGGAACGACCATCATCACGTTCCTGATGGTCTTTCTCATCCAGCACACGCAGAATCGCGACGCGCAGGTGACGCAGCTCAAGCTCGATGAGCTGATTCGCGCGGTGAGAAGCGCGCGCAACGAGCTGGTCGACATGGAAGATCTGTCCGACGAAGAGCTTCGGCGGTTACAGCATCAGTTCGAGCTGCTGCGATCGAGCGCCGAAGCTCGCCTCAAGCGACAGCCAGGTCAGCCGTCGAACGAAACGACACGCTGA
- a CDS encoding MarR family transcriptional regulator, whose amino-acid sequence MTPRAANRADGSARNRTARAVDCIRRLVNVLGESARAVEQGSGVTNAQLFVLRQLERERELTINELAARALTQQSTVSLLARRLEDAGLVTRTRSADDGRRVCVTLTPKGRSVARRAPEPPIARMLRGLDTMRPAEMDALIRGIGALLSVMRVPADASNAPLFEPEAARRLRAGKASSTRRPRGSRR is encoded by the coding sequence ATGACTCCACGAGCAGCAAACCGTGCGGACGGCTCGGCTCGCAACCGAACGGCTCGCGCGGTTGATTGTATTCGGCGTCTCGTCAACGTGCTCGGTGAATCGGCGCGCGCCGTCGAGCAGGGATCGGGCGTCACGAACGCGCAGCTCTTCGTGCTGCGGCAGCTGGAGCGCGAGCGCGAGCTCACGATCAACGAGCTCGCGGCGCGCGCGCTCACGCAGCAGAGCACCGTGTCGCTGCTCGCCCGCCGCCTCGAGGACGCCGGCCTCGTCACACGCACCCGCTCGGCCGACGATGGCCGGCGCGTGTGCGTGACGCTGACGCCGAAAGGCCGCTCCGTGGCCCGGCGAGCGCCCGAGCCGCCCATCGCGCGCATGCTGCGCGGACTCGACACGATGCGGCCGGCGGAAATGGACGCACTCATCCGCGGAATCGGCGCGTTGCTGTCGGTGATGCGCGTTCCGGCCGACGCGTCGAACGCCCCGCTGTTCGAACCGGAAGCGGCCCGTCGCTTGCGGGCTGGCAAGGCGTCATCAACGAGGAGACCTCGTGGCTCGCGGCGATAA
- a CDS encoding thiamine pyrophosphate-dependent enzyme has translation MADTVADLLVERLIAWGVDTIFGLPGDGIDGLFEAMRTREKAIRFVQVRHEEAAAFAACGYAKYTGRLGVCMATSGPGGIHLLNGLYDAKCDGQPVLAITGHTFHDLIGMQYQQDVDLDKLFMDVAAFNQRVMGPAHVHNVVDEAIKTALSRRTVSHITVPKDIQKWTVEDGHRSGANITKHSADLYAAVHSVPPQEILRRAADIINDGKKVAILTGRGCLGARDEVLQLAEKVQGPIIKPLLGKAVVPDDSEYTTGGVGLLGTAPSQEALAECDTLLIAGSGFPYMEFYPKPGKAKGIQIDVDPARIGLRFNVDVGLVGDCRTVLRALLPLIEKKKKHDFLKDAQERMKDWRGLMKKRGTRDDMPMKPQVVTYHLNKLLDDDAIVSSDSGTIATWSARYIDMRGTMQFSLSGSLATMANGLPYSIGAAIAYPKRQVVCIVGDGGFTMLMGEIATLVKYDLNVKVIIIKNNVLGMIKWEQMVLEGNPQFGVELQPIDFEAYAKACGAGGFTVEKPKDVEKVLKAALAHRGPAVVQAVVDPNEPPMPGKISTKQALHFAEALARGEKDRWDIIKTVVEDKVREVI, from the coding sequence ATGGCCGATACCGTCGCCGATCTGCTCGTCGAACGCCTCATTGCCTGGGGCGTGGATACCATCTTTGGACTGCCGGGTGACGGCATCGACGGGTTGTTCGAGGCCATGCGAACGCGCGAAAAGGCGATTCGCTTCGTCCAGGTACGCCACGAGGAGGCGGCGGCGTTCGCCGCATGCGGCTACGCCAAGTACACCGGACGACTCGGCGTCTGCATGGCGACGTCGGGACCGGGCGGCATTCACCTGCTCAACGGGCTGTACGACGCCAAGTGCGACGGCCAACCTGTCCTGGCGATTACCGGCCACACGTTTCACGACCTGATCGGCATGCAGTACCAGCAGGATGTCGATCTCGACAAGCTGTTCATGGACGTCGCGGCGTTCAATCAGCGCGTGATGGGTCCGGCGCATGTCCACAACGTCGTCGACGAAGCGATCAAGACCGCGCTGTCACGCCGCACGGTCTCGCACATCACCGTGCCCAAAGACATTCAGAAGTGGACCGTGGAGGATGGACACCGGTCTGGCGCGAACATCACGAAGCACAGCGCCGATCTGTACGCCGCCGTGCACTCCGTGCCGCCGCAGGAGATCCTGCGGCGCGCCGCCGACATCATCAACGACGGAAAGAAGGTTGCGATCCTCACCGGACGCGGCTGCCTCGGCGCACGCGATGAGGTGCTGCAGCTCGCGGAGAAAGTGCAGGGGCCGATCATCAAGCCGCTGCTCGGCAAAGCCGTCGTGCCCGACGACAGCGAATACACGACCGGCGGCGTTGGGCTGCTCGGCACGGCACCGTCGCAGGAAGCGCTCGCGGAGTGCGACACGCTGCTCATCGCCGGCAGCGGCTTTCCCTACATGGAGTTCTATCCCAAACCGGGAAAAGCAAAGGGCATTCAGATCGACGTCGATCCGGCGCGCATCGGGCTGCGCTTCAACGTCGACGTCGGACTCGTCGGCGACTGCCGCACCGTGCTGCGCGCGCTGCTGCCGTTGATCGAAAAGAAGAAAAAGCACGACTTCCTCAAGGACGCGCAGGAGCGGATGAAGGATTGGCGCGGCCTGATGAAGAAGCGCGGCACGCGCGACGACATGCCGATGAAGCCGCAAGTCGTCACCTATCATCTCAACAAGCTGCTCGACGACGACGCCATCGTCTCGTCGGACAGCGGCACGATCGCGACGTGGAGCGCGCGCTACATCGACATGCGCGGCACGATGCAGTTCTCGCTCTCCGGCTCGCTGGCGACGATGGCGAACGGCCTGCCCTACAGCATCGGCGCGGCGATCGCGTACCCGAAGCGACAGGTGGTGTGCATCGTCGGCGACGGCGGATTCACGATGCTCATGGGCGAGATCGCGACGCTCGTGAAATACGACTTGAACGTCAAGGTCATCATCATCAAGAACAACGTCCTCGGCATGATCAAGTGGGAGCAGATGGTGCTCGAGGGCAATCCGCAGTTCGGCGTCGAGCTCCAGCCGATCGACTTCGAGGCGTACGCGAAGGCCTGTGGCGCCGGCGGTTTCACCGTCGAGAAGCCAAAGGACGTTGAGAAAGTTCTAAAGGCGGCGCTGGCGCATCGCGGTCCGGCGGTGGTGCAGGCGGTGGTCGATCCGAACGAGCCGCCGATGCCCGGGAAGATCTCGACGAAGCAGGCGCTGCATTTCGCCGAAGCGCTCGCGCGCGGCGAGAAGGATCGCTGGGACATCATCAAGACGGTGGTCGAAGACAAAGTACGCGAGGTCATTTGA